The genome window AAGAAACCGGAACGAACTATTCGGCCGACCAACAGAGTATGGCCATCAATGATGCTGCTCAAGCCCAATCGAGCCTCGTCAACAATCTGGACCGTCAAATGGTCACGTTGGCCGATGCTCCGATCGGCAATATCATCAATACAACCGCGTAGTGTTGTCCTTTCCCACCGCGCGCACCCTGCGCGCGGTGGTTATGTACTCATCAACGCACGCATATCAGCGTGCGTCACCACCACTGGTCCTTTCGGTAAGCGTTCAAAAGAAAATTCTCCAAGCAAATCACGTGGTCGCACCCGCCCCACACGATCCAGCACCCCTGCTTTATATGCCAAGAACCCAATAATTCGCCTCGGCGAGACGCCAGCATCGAATAAAACATCAAGCCCTGTATCGTGATGTCGCTTTGACAACCGTCTTCCGTCTTCCCCAACCAACAATGGAATATGGCCGTATGCGGGAGGGGTGTAGCCCAACAAGCGGAAGAGCAAAATCTGTTGCGGCGTGGAATCAAGAAGGTCATCACCGCGTACAACGTGTGTCACTCCCATAAGAGCGTCATCAACGACAACAGCAAGCTGATAGGCATGGACACCATCAGCCCGGCGCAAAACAAAATCACCGCACTCAGATGCAACATGACACGACACCGGACCTGCAACGAGATCTGTAAATTCGACGGCACTCTTCTCGTCGACCCAAAGTCGCATTGAGGGAGGTTTCACCCGCTCCCGTTCCTTTCGCTCCGCTTCTGCAAGTGTTCGACAGACCCCGGGATAGGTCGGTCCTTTGTCTTCAACATGTGGGGCTTGCGCCATTTGGAGGAGTTCCTTGCGCGTACAGTAACATGGATATAACCGACACTCATGACTCAGCCGGTCGAGCGCATGCTGATATATCTCTCGCCGCGCGCTCTGCACATACGGACCATGCGGCCCTCCAACATCGGGCCCCTCGTCCCAATCAATACCGAGTCGACGGAAATCGGCGATGATTCGCTGTGCAAACTCCGGTTTTGATCGGGCCGGATCCAAGTCTTCGATGCGCAACACCATGCTCCCACCAGCTTGCCGAGCAGCAAGCCACGCGAGCAACCCCGCCCATACATTGCCTAAATGCATCACCCCACTCGGACTTGGGGCAAGACGACCCTTTACCAACACGATATGAGCCTCCGGCAACACACGAATCGTTATGGTTAAACGCTTCGTGTGAACCATAATATTTTTCCCAACGGATTCATCGAGGAGAGAGAAAAAGCCCCCCACTCCACAAGAAACCGCCATGACGTAACTCGTCATCATAACGAATAAAATGATAACGCAATTCCCTCAGGATCGTAAGGGATGCGAATACAGGAAGTTGCAAAAGCAGAACGTATCAATACAAAATATAGTGAGGGGAGATGGCAGCAGGAGGGGACTCGTCATCCCCTCCCGAGATGAGAAAGAATGTATGCGCTACTCTTTTCCGGCTCTCCACGCACGAATCATCATATACACATCATGCGGAGATTGATTCGAAGCATTCGCCGCTTCTTTGAATGTCATCTCAGGCGTAGCCGTTATATTTTTTGTTTTCAAGAAGGCAATAAGCTCATCTTGATTGATATCGAATTGTTTGGAAAACACGGCAATGGTTAACCGTCCTGTCCCTTCCGGAGCTTGTTGCGGCAAACTGACGGCTCCAGACAGTTTCATTTTTTCAAAAACCCCATGTGGCGACAGATTGTTGTTCCGTGCAATATCTTTGATGATTTCATCGGCCGATTCGACGCGGACACCATTTTCTTTCAAGGCCGCTATAGCATCATCGACATTCAGCCCGAGGTACGCAGAAAATTTCTTGAGTGATGACAGTTCGGCATGCCCAAACGGAGGATTGCCATATGTTTCGATATGCCCTTCTTTAATCCAGACTCCAAGATCAAGCACTTGCTGCATAGGAGGCAACTGGAACAGTGTCCCGATAGCGACATACAACGTAATAATCAAAGAAATGGTAAATGGCTTAGTAAACACAACCATTTCTTTGGCTTTATTCTTCATGTACGCCAAAATAGGCTTCCAGTTATAATAAATATGCAAAAGCAAGGCGAAAAGAAACAGGAATCCCGTTGTCAGATGCATGGCATCCCATTGATCCTTGGTCAAACCTAGCATGGTCCAATCTGCCCAATACGCCACACGACCATGGGGCTCAAGATAGAGAATGACACTGGTGAGAATGACAAAAAAACCAGAGAGAAACAGCGTAAGAGAAGTTATTTTGCGCATGAACGTCGTCCCTTGCAATGCATGCGTTGAAGTTTCCGTATTAAAGATATGGCGCGAAAGCGCGAGTCAACCCATTTCCCTTTCTTAGATAGAAAAATGAGCAATTTCAAGAACGAACAACAAGATCATGATGGTATTTCCGTCCTGAAACTCAGGCGAAAAGGCGTGCTGAAAAAATCCCCGGGACTTCGTCGAAGTCCCGGGGATTTTTTCAAAAGAAATTTCAAGGATTGGTACTAGTTCGTATTCCCGTATCCACCCATCATTCCATTGCCGTAGCCCATACCGTGACCATAGCCCATGCCGTGACCGTACCCCATACCACGACCGGAGCCATATCCCGGACAGCCAGCGCTGATATCAACACCAATTTCCTTTTGAACCTTCGCGACAAAAGCTTGATTGGAGTCGTACATCTTTTGACGCAAATTCCGAATGTCCGAAATAAGCGACTGTACTTTCGCCTGATCAACATTGGCGCTTCCCGAAATGGCCTTCAGCTCTGCGTTCTTGGCCCAAATATCTTCACGCAAATTATACATGGTCTTTTGGTGATCTTCGAGCAACGCATTGTAGGCATCCTGCTTGTCTGCCGGAATCTGTACTTGTGCAGTGTTAGTGTTTCCGTAGCCAGGACATCCGCCGCGGCCCCATCCAGGACCAGCAAAGCTGACGGCCGAGCCGATGAGAAGAATGGAGATAACAAACAGGGAAGGGATAAAGATCTTTTTCATGTGACTCACTCCTTGGGAGGTTGGTGGTTCATTGATTGCAATATCACACCAGCAAGGCATGTGCCACAGAGTTAAAAAATTTTATCACACTGAAATACCAAACATATTTAACCAAAGATCCTGAGGCTTCTCAATTCGTCCCCCACAAAGCGTATAGCTTTTAAACACAAAGTGCCGTATGAACGTATCAAAATTAAACACATTGACCAGGACCACGTCAGCAATGCAATTTTCGTTTGAAGACATGGACCGCGATACAAATCGCTTTGCCTCTCCGTGGCTTTTATTTGGAGCAACGGGCATTTTGGCTTTAGTTGTGACAATCATGGCTTTTTTGAACATCCATCGTCATGAAATCGATCTGACGCGCATCATGGTTCAAAAAGGAGCCGGCCTTATCCGGGCGTTCGAAG of Desulfovibrio inopinatus DSM 10711 contains these proteins:
- a CDS encoding DUF4405 domain-containing protein, whose amino-acid sequence is MRKITSLTLFLSGFFVILTSVILYLEPHGRVAYWADWTMLGLTKDQWDAMHLTTGFLFLFALLLHIYYNWKPILAYMKNKAKEMVVFTKPFTISLIITLYVAIGTLFQLPPMQQVLDLGVWIKEGHIETYGNPPFGHAELSSLKKFSAYLGLNVDDAIAALKENGVRVESADEIIKDIARNNNLSPHGVFEKMKLSGAVSLPQQAPEGTGRLTIAVFSKQFDINQDELIAFLKTKNITATPEMTFKEAANASNQSPHDVYMMIRAWRAGKE
- a CDS encoding periplasmic heavy metal sensor, producing MKKIFIPSLFVISILLIGSAVSFAGPGWGRGGCPGYGNTNTAQVQIPADKQDAYNALLEDHQKTMYNLREDIWAKNAELKAISGSANVDQAKVQSLISDIRNLRQKMYDSNQAFVAKVQKEIGVDISAGCPGYGSGRGMGYGHGMGYGHGMGYGNGMMGGYGNTN
- the gluQRS gene encoding tRNA glutamyl-Q(34) synthetase GluQRS, with amino-acid sequence MAVSCGVGGFFSLLDESVGKNIMVHTKRLTITIRVLPEAHIVLVKGRLAPSPSGVMHLGNVWAGLLAWLAARQAGGSMVLRIEDLDPARSKPEFAQRIIADFRRLGIDWDEGPDVGGPHGPYVQSARREIYQHALDRLSHECRLYPCYCTRKELLQMAQAPHVEDKGPTYPGVCRTLAEAERKERERVKPPSMRLWVDEKSAVEFTDLVAGPVSCHVASECGDFVLRRADGVHAYQLAVVVDDALMGVTHVVRGDDLLDSTPQQILLFRLLGYTPPAYGHIPLLVGEDGRRLSKRHHDTGLDVLFDAGVSPRRIIGFLAYKAGVLDRVGRVRPRDLLGEFSFERLPKGPVVVTHADMRALMST